The Armatimonadota bacterium genome contains a region encoding:
- the trmFO gene encoding methylenetetrahydrofolate--tRNA-(uracil(54)-C(5))-methyltransferase (FADH(2)-oxidizing) TrmFO, whose protein sequence is MITVVGGGFAGVEAAWAAATRGQRVVLYEMRPVRMTPAHTTDSFAELVCSNSFKSKLSTSPAGQLKAEMSALGSIVLEIAERHSVPAGEALAVDRAKFAEDITRTIADHPLIEVRREEFQPEDVDTAIQNGPLILATGPLTSPELSEALAGWIGRKHLYFYDAVSPTVTVESIDFNIAFRESRYGKGDGQDYINCPFEKDSYLNFVRELVNAERAPIHAFEAGGKRDADPNELEGQLLEKIKYFSGCTPIEAIAEKGERSLAFGNFKPVGLTDPRTGRRPYAALQLRPENKEGTLYSLVASQTRLKWGEQKRIFQMVPGLENAEFVRYGVIHRNTYVEAPTALDDRLQVVQKPGVFLSGQLTGVEGYVESAAIGILSGLHAVAQLGGFELPLPSRATAYGGLISHLRDPIEREFAPMNVNWGLFPDPPEPMRDKGLKRAYKIEKANEGLQEWIELLRDAGIIGRDAS, encoded by the coding sequence TTGATCACAGTCGTCGGCGGTGGATTTGCGGGAGTTGAAGCCGCTTGGGCGGCTGCTACTCGCGGCCAACGAGTGGTGCTGTACGAAATGCGCCCTGTGCGGATGACACCAGCACATACGACCGATTCCTTTGCCGAGCTCGTCTGTTCGAATAGTTTCAAATCCAAGCTGAGCACGTCTCCAGCGGGCCAGCTTAAGGCGGAAATGAGCGCGCTGGGTTCCATCGTGCTCGAGATCGCAGAACGTCACTCGGTTCCTGCTGGCGAAGCCCTAGCCGTCGACCGGGCGAAGTTCGCCGAAGATATCACCCGTACGATCGCAGACCACCCACTCATTGAGGTTCGAAGGGAAGAGTTTCAGCCTGAGGATGTTGACACTGCGATCCAGAATGGGCCGCTCATCCTTGCGACGGGGCCGCTGACTTCTCCCGAACTCAGTGAGGCCCTGGCGGGTTGGATCGGCCGAAAGCATCTCTATTTCTATGATGCCGTCAGCCCAACGGTGACGGTCGAGAGCATCGATTTCAACATCGCCTTCCGAGAGAGCCGGTACGGAAAAGGGGACGGGCAGGATTACATCAATTGTCCGTTTGAGAAAGATAGCTATCTCAACTTCGTGAGAGAACTCGTGAACGCCGAGCGGGCTCCGATCCATGCATTCGAAGCTGGCGGAAAGCGAGATGCGGACCCCAATGAGCTTGAGGGGCAACTCCTCGAAAAGATTAAGTACTTCAGTGGCTGCACTCCGATCGAAGCAATCGCAGAAAAGGGCGAGCGTAGTCTGGCGTTCGGGAATTTCAAACCGGTTGGACTCACCGATCCACGAACCGGCCGCCGGCCTTATGCAGCGCTGCAACTCCGACCAGAGAACAAAGAAGGCACTCTGTATTCGCTAGTCGCCAGCCAAACCCGCCTCAAGTGGGGAGAGCAAAAGCGGATTTTCCAAATGGTTCCGGGGTTAGAAAACGCCGAATTTGTCCGTTATGGTGTCATCCACCGCAACACTTATGTCGAGGCGCCGACCGCCCTTGATGATCGCCTCCAAGTAGTTCAAAAGCCGGGAGTATTCCTTTCAGGTCAGCTCACGGGAGTGGAAGGATACGTCGAAAGCGCCGCGATTGGAATCTTGAGTGGCCTACATGCGGTCGCACAATTGGGAGGGTTCGAGCTGCCACTTCCGAGCAGGGCGACGGCGTACGGTGGACTGATCTCACACTTGCGGGACCCAATCGAGCGAGAGTTCGCACCGATGAACGTGAATTGGGGATTGTTCCCAGACCCGCCAGAACCGATGCGTGACAAAGGACTCAAGCGCGCCTACAAGATCGAAAAAGCCAACGAGGGCCTGCAAGAATGGATAGAACTTCTGCGGGATGCTGGAATAATCGGGCGCGACGCATCGTAG
- the carA gene encoding glutamine-hydrolyzing carbamoyl-phosphate synthase small subunit — MNLILSDGTVYPGRPLGAIRETVGEVVFNTGMTGYQEILTDPSYAGQLVTMTYPLIGNYGINEDDFQSDRLQPSGFIVREACDRPSNWRSKKSLHELLSERGLTGIQGIDTRALTRHIREMGVCMGMITLENPEQAVARLHAMESYDETDFVYKVTTRTPYAWGKMGREAIDEPSSPYNKKLVAIDCGLKQNILRRFASLGVRTIILPATASVNEILSYDPDGILLSPGPGDPARLQPIVATVKELLGQKPIFGICLGNQLLCQALGGSTYKLPFGHRGSNHPVKDLLDGSVTITSQNHGYAVDPESLEGTGAEVTQINVNDGTVEGIRHQDYRATSIQYHPEAAPGPWDSRKYFVQFVDSL, encoded by the coding sequence GTGAACCTGATTCTGAGCGACGGAACCGTTTACCCTGGAAGGCCCCTTGGCGCCATCCGCGAAACCGTCGGTGAAGTGGTGTTCAACACCGGTATGACGGGGTACCAGGAGATCCTCACCGATCCTAGTTATGCCGGTCAACTTGTCACGATGACGTATCCGCTCATCGGGAATTACGGCATCAACGAAGACGACTTCCAATCTGATCGACTCCAGCCATCCGGCTTTATCGTGCGCGAAGCGTGTGATCGCCCGAGCAATTGGCGCTCAAAGAAATCACTCCATGAACTTCTTTCGGAGCGAGGACTTACTGGAATTCAGGGCATCGACACTCGAGCATTGACGCGGCATATCCGGGAAATGGGCGTTTGTATGGGGATGATCACGCTAGAGAATCCTGAGCAAGCCGTGGCGAGACTGCACGCGATGGAATCTTATGACGAAACTGACTTTGTCTACAAGGTGACGACTCGAACGCCGTACGCTTGGGGAAAGATGGGTCGTGAGGCGATCGACGAGCCCTCTTCGCCTTACAATAAGAAACTCGTCGCCATTGATTGCGGCCTGAAGCAAAATATTCTGAGGCGTTTTGCTTCTCTGGGCGTGCGAACGATTATCCTCCCCGCAACGGCGAGTGTGAACGAAATTCTGAGCTATGACCCAGACGGCATTCTGCTTAGCCCCGGCCCAGGAGATCCGGCCCGGCTTCAGCCGATCGTTGCGACGGTAAAAGAACTTCTGGGGCAAAAGCCGATCTTTGGGATCTGTTTGGGCAATCAACTGCTGTGCCAAGCGCTTGGCGGTAGCACGTACAAACTGCCGTTCGGGCACCGAGGATCTAACCATCCGGTGAAAGACTTGCTGGATGGCTCGGTGACCATCACTTCACAAAATCACGGATATGCGGTCGATCCGGAATCGCTCGAAGGTACCGGTGCGGAAGTGACACAAATCAATGTGAACGATGGAACAGTCGAAGGCATTCGGCACCAAGACTACAGGGCAACGAGCATTCAATATCACCCCGAAGCGGCCCCCGGACCGTGGGATTCCAGAAAATACTTCGTGCAATTTGTCGATTCACTTTAA
- a CDS encoding VanZ family protein: MRDFIMAKPERQAWLTCLCFGALFAVSLSVGQSGIPMLCLLCAGSLIAFLAPSQQAGIVLLCASMNVFYTKCPPNDLTIPLISIAAVLMAAFGIGVRLAWVPVIALALPLTYFSGGAGGAGGWAEYLMGHFGLTFQQADFAVLALRKTIHFSYYGLIGLSAWFALREEVRRLMMALILVLGVSCFDEVRQTFTPGRTGKIEDVLIDLAGAAVCVILIERWSQRRNTPSG, from the coding sequence ATGCGCGACTTCATTATGGCAAAGCCCGAACGCCAAGCATGGCTCACTTGCCTTTGCTTTGGGGCCTTGTTCGCGGTCAGCTTGTCGGTCGGACAGTCTGGGATTCCGATGCTGTGCCTGCTATGTGCGGGCAGTTTGATCGCGTTCTTGGCACCGTCGCAGCAAGCAGGGATCGTTTTGCTTTGCGCTTCGATGAATGTGTTCTATACCAAATGTCCGCCAAACGACCTCACCATTCCACTAATTAGCATCGCTGCGGTACTTATGGCGGCCTTCGGAATCGGGGTGCGACTCGCTTGGGTTCCGGTGATTGCACTGGCGTTACCACTCACTTACTTTTCGGGCGGGGCGGGAGGTGCTGGTGGATGGGCCGAATATCTGATGGGCCACTTCGGTTTGACGTTTCAGCAAGCCGACTTTGCAGTCCTCGCACTCAGAAAGACAATCCACTTTTCTTACTACGGATTGATTGGACTTAGCGCATGGTTTGCCCTTCGTGAAGAGGTACGTCGCCTGATGATGGCTCTCATTTTGGTTCTTGGGGTTTCCTGTTTTGATGAAGTCCGGCAGACGTTCACGCCCGGAAGAACAGGGAAGATCGAAGACGTTCTCATCGACCTTGCCGGGGCCGCCGTCTGTGTGATACTTATTGAACGATGGAGTCAACGAAGAAACACCCCGTCCGGCTGA
- a CDS encoding haloacid dehalogenase has product MSIPLVDPEARQILDAMHKRRESALAICRQIIQLCSKSIRHVHRKQFAEAEVLLEEAKQRSRALRAELTPSPAILYAGYLQDAEKELVEAAAVFAITQSKPVPSLAELGVDVVSYLNGLGEAASECRRYALDELRHSRGEEAERILIWMESVYDELITYDYPDSLSGGLRRTCDALRAVVERTRSDYTLTLSQKELLAELKKYNSSR; this is encoded by the coding sequence ATGAGCATTCCACTCGTTGACCCAGAAGCCCGACAAATCTTGGACGCGATGCACAAGCGCCGTGAATCGGCACTCGCGATCTGTCGCCAGATCATCCAGCTTTGCAGCAAGTCGATTCGCCACGTGCATCGCAAGCAATTCGCGGAAGCGGAGGTTTTGCTTGAAGAGGCAAAACAGCGTTCAAGAGCACTTCGCGCCGAACTTACGCCCTCTCCGGCAATTCTTTATGCGGGATATCTTCAAGATGCAGAGAAGGAGCTTGTGGAAGCCGCAGCCGTATTCGCGATCACACAATCGAAACCGGTTCCAAGCCTCGCTGAACTTGGCGTCGATGTGGTGAGCTATCTTAACGGACTCGGAGAGGCGGCCAGCGAATGCCGACGATACGCTCTGGATGAACTGCGGCATAGCCGCGGGGAAGAAGCTGAGCGGATTCTAATTTGGATGGAGTCCGTTTATGACGAGTTGATCACCTACGACTACCCAGATTCGCTTTCCGGTGGACTCCGCCGTACTTGTGATGCATTGCGAGCGGTGGTCGAGCGGACGCGAAGCGACTACACGTTGACACTAAGTCAGAAAGAGCTACTCGCCGAACTCAAAAAATACAACTCTAGTCGCTGA
- the radC gene encoding DNA repair protein RadC codes for MNPTPEETIYERYLIEGKESASIPLLIGIVAAENPDGVATIVENAKVLMTRRGLDSLRDLSRADLEEIGVTDPFRIQQCLAAFELARRFSLVNRGQKTRIDRAEDIYKLFRDLDGEPKEYFCALYLDSKNNVLSRKTIHIGTINMSIVGPREVFREAVREGAASFAVVHNHPSGDPTPSPEDMDVTEKLAQVGVLLDIPLIDHIIIGHNKYTSFKKLKLL; via the coding sequence ATGAACCCAACTCCGGAGGAAACAATCTACGAGAGGTACCTCATCGAAGGGAAGGAGAGTGCCAGCATTCCATTGCTTATCGGGATCGTGGCCGCGGAGAATCCAGATGGAGTTGCAACCATCGTTGAGAATGCAAAAGTTCTCATGACCAGGCGCGGGCTGGATTCTTTAAGAGACCTCTCGCGCGCAGATTTGGAAGAGATCGGTGTCACCGACCCGTTTAGGATTCAACAATGCCTCGCAGCGTTCGAACTGGCTCGTAGATTTTCATTAGTGAACCGGGGGCAAAAGACACGAATCGATCGCGCAGAGGACATCTACAAGCTTTTCAGAGATCTCGACGGCGAACCGAAGGAGTACTTCTGCGCGCTCTACTTGGACTCAAAGAACAACGTTCTCAGCCGAAAGACCATCCACATCGGCACGATCAACATGAGCATTGTTGGGCCGAGGGAAGTATTTCGTGAGGCGGTTCGAGAAGGCGCCGCGAGCTTTGCTGTCGTGCACAATCATCCCAGCGGCGATCCCACGCCAAGTCCTGAGGATATGGACGTGACCGAGAAGTTGGCCCAGGTCGGCGTGTTGCTTGACATCCCGCTGATCGACCACATCATCATCGGCCATAACAAGTACACCAGTTTCAAGAAACTTAAACTCCTATGA
- a CDS encoding phosphatase PAP2 family protein produces the protein MFDWLWQFDVWGVRALNVDARQSWLDPIMLVITNTGLGQIQLAPFLAIVINKKLNQKFHWLTWLVVSVIVGILGWRENHLILHLASFAVLAIAFYRIKPELASKVWGSVILGFLIHGILRQLFHRPRPSNFAWSNPLEPYFQDSFPSGHAFSTAAIAFCLMMNLSGSGVRVLAGVWLLLVMASRVYVGVHFPTDVLAGAGIGLMAASIVQMLTKGPVQRTIEV, from the coding sequence ATGTTCGACTGGCTGTGGCAATTTGACGTTTGGGGCGTGCGCGCGCTGAACGTTGATGCTCGGCAGTCGTGGCTCGACCCGATCATGCTGGTCATCACGAATACTGGCCTCGGCCAAATTCAACTCGCCCCCTTTTTGGCGATTGTCATCAACAAGAAGCTAAATCAGAAGTTTCACTGGCTCACTTGGCTGGTGGTATCGGTGATTGTCGGAATCTTGGGATGGCGAGAAAATCATCTGATTTTGCACTTGGCATCCTTCGCGGTATTGGCGATTGCTTTCTACCGAATCAAGCCAGAACTAGCTTCCAAAGTATGGGGATCGGTGATTTTAGGTTTCTTGATTCACGGGATCTTGCGGCAACTCTTCCACCGTCCGAGGCCTAGTAATTTTGCGTGGTCAAATCCACTTGAGCCGTATTTTCAAGATAGCTTTCCGAGCGGGCACGCCTTCTCTACTGCCGCGATCGCCTTCTGTTTGATGATGAACTTGAGTGGCTCGGGTGTTCGGGTTCTTGCCGGAGTCTGGCTGCTACTCGTGATGGCGAGCCGGGTTTATGTCGGCGTCCATTTTCCAACAGATGTTCTTGCTGGTGCGGGAATCGGCTTGATGGCTGCGTCCATTGTCCAAATGCTCACGAAAGGGCCAGTTCAGCGTACAATAGAAGTGTGA
- a CDS encoding redoxin domain-containing protein translates to MKVRVIAIAFPLSCVLAISGFLMSRMAKSQPFGEKPYVIPTRHPVTKEMEIAAENLKRTPAPKFVLSDQNGDLISSDLLKSGKPTLLLFIKDGCPCSIESQPFFNDLAAKFGGDVHFLGIIDGSAKASQNFADANTVPFSILVDPSKSLMKAFKIEASSSFAVIDGKGMIVTVSPGYNKASLRQANFLLGTLSKTGPREFDDADVPEKITAGCAFFSD, encoded by the coding sequence GTGAAAGTCAGGGTCATCGCCATCGCATTCCCGCTCAGTTGCGTTCTCGCAATTTCGGGCTTCTTGATGTCGCGAATGGCAAAAAGTCAACCATTTGGTGAAAAGCCGTACGTGATTCCGACTCGGCATCCTGTCACCAAGGAGATGGAAATTGCCGCCGAGAATCTCAAGCGGACACCAGCGCCTAAGTTTGTGTTGTCCGATCAAAACGGTGATCTGATTTCCAGCGACCTCCTAAAGTCCGGTAAGCCGACATTGTTGCTGTTCATCAAGGACGGATGCCCTTGCAGCATCGAGAGTCAGCCTTTCTTTAATGATTTGGCCGCGAAGTTTGGCGGCGACGTTCACTTCTTGGGGATCATCGATGGCTCGGCGAAAGCATCCCAGAACTTCGCCGACGCCAATACTGTGCCTTTTTCTATTCTTGTCGATCCATCTAAGTCGCTCATGAAAGCGTTCAAGATCGAAGCCAGTAGTAGCTTTGCCGTGATTGATGGCAAGGGCATGATCGTCACCGTCTCGCCTGGATACAACAAGGCGAGCCTCCGTCAAGCCAATTTCTTGCTCGGAACGCTATCAAAGACTGGCCCACGCGAGTTTGACGATGCAGACGTGCCTGAAAAAATTACAGCTGGTTGCGCCTTCTTCAGCGACTAG
- the leuB gene encoding 3-isopropylmalate dehydrogenase produces MPHKIAVLAGDGIGPEVTAEAVKVLNAVRTDLEFTEALIGGAAYDATGTPLPEDTLALCKESDAVLLGAVGGPKWDRIEPISMRPEVGALLPLRRELNLYANVRPAKAFKQLLSASPVKMPNGPIDCVVFRELTGGIYFGQPRERRENGTVAIDTCVYSRFEIERIARRSFEIARNRRKQVCSVDKANVLETSRLWREVVNEIALEFPDVSLSHMLVDNCAMQLVRDPAQFDVILTENMFGDILSDEAAMVTGSLGLLPSASLSDGSFGLYEPSHGSAPDIAGQGKANPIATILSAAMLLEYSLGDIDGAGKIESAIESTLEAGLRTADIFESGCQLVSTSQMGTAIAERIAR; encoded by the coding sequence ATGCCCCACAAAATTGCAGTTCTCGCTGGCGATGGAATCGGTCCTGAGGTGACCGCCGAAGCAGTCAAGGTTCTCAACGCGGTCCGAACAGACCTTGAATTCACAGAAGCTTTGATTGGCGGCGCAGCTTACGACGCCACAGGGACGCCTTTGCCAGAAGACACTCTCGCGCTTTGCAAGGAGTCTGATGCGGTCCTTCTCGGCGCAGTCGGAGGACCAAAGTGGGACCGAATTGAGCCAATTTCGATGCGGCCGGAAGTCGGTGCATTGCTTCCACTCAGGCGCGAACTGAACCTGTATGCTAACGTGCGACCCGCGAAGGCATTCAAGCAGTTGTTGAGCGCGTCTCCGGTCAAGATGCCTAATGGGCCAATCGACTGTGTGGTGTTTCGCGAGCTAACAGGTGGGATCTACTTCGGTCAGCCACGTGAGCGGCGTGAGAATGGCACCGTCGCGATCGACACCTGCGTGTATTCCAGGTTCGAGATTGAGCGGATTGCAAGGCGCAGTTTTGAAATCGCCCGCAATCGAAGAAAGCAAGTTTGCAGCGTTGATAAGGCCAACGTGCTCGAAACCAGCCGGCTTTGGCGAGAAGTCGTCAACGAGATTGCACTGGAGTTTCCGGATGTCAGCTTGTCACATATGCTTGTCGACAACTGCGCCATGCAGCTTGTGCGCGATCCTGCTCAGTTCGACGTCATTCTCACCGAGAACATGTTCGGCGATATCCTCAGCGATGAGGCGGCGATGGTTACCGGTTCACTTGGCTTGTTGCCAAGCGCGTCGCTATCCGATGGCTCTTTCGGGCTGTATGAGCCTTCCCACGGCTCTGCACCAGACATCGCAGGGCAAGGCAAAGCGAATCCGATTGCGACCATCTTGAGCGCGGCCATGCTGCTCGAATACTCGCTTGGAGACATTGATGGGGCAGGCAAGATCGAATCAGCGATTGAATCTACTCTCGAAGCTGGGCTTCGAACGGCAGACATCTTTGAATCAGGTTGCCAACTGGTGAGCACGAGTCAGATGGGCACTGCAATCGCCGAGAGAATCGCTCGTTGA
- a CDS encoding cellulase family glycosylhydrolase translates to MNSNTMIRNLILLVLPFVLQSSQILDRKFESSQRTPPTDKVLSRLAAGVNVDHWLSHRDSVEIKDIKGYLPPSEMDFMKSMGIKMIRLPFVQRAISDSDSGLPLNEAKCKAVESEIRELNRRGIFVILDFHPKETFGATLNDPKNAASFIEFWKAVATRFSKISESNIAFEVLNEPTTGNRTMWWSVQLRAVQAIRSVAPKHTILVSPDGRSEIKDLIAEKPYEIPNLVYVFHFYDPFIFTHNNAPWVDSHLANWRGVRYPSSPETAKRLETQVQNRAWLEVYNEYSKQTWNYDAIENRIALADQWAKHFGVKLICDEFGTYRPNADPYSRTLWHRDVRKALEKFGIGWAMYSYRGGMGFAYREFFVPESYDTADWNTVFALGYQKPPRPKSR, encoded by the coding sequence TTGAACTCAAACACGATGATCCGAAACTTGATTTTGCTTGTGCTACCTTTCGTGCTACAAAGCTCCCAGATTCTGGATCGGAAGTTTGAATCCTCTCAGCGCACTCCTCCGACAGACAAAGTCCTTTCGCGGCTCGCGGCAGGAGTGAATGTTGATCATTGGCTTTCGCACCGTGATTCGGTTGAGATCAAAGACATAAAGGGCTATCTGCCGCCGAGCGAAATGGACTTTATGAAGTCGATGGGAATCAAAATGATTCGACTTCCCTTCGTCCAGCGAGCTATTAGCGACTCTGATTCGGGACTGCCGTTGAATGAAGCTAAGTGCAAAGCTGTGGAGTCCGAAATTCGTGAACTTAACCGACGCGGAATCTTTGTGATCTTAGATTTTCATCCCAAAGAGACCTTCGGCGCAACGCTCAATGACCCCAAAAATGCTGCGAGTTTCATCGAATTTTGGAAAGCCGTCGCCACAAGGTTTTCAAAGATTTCCGAATCGAATATTGCATTCGAAGTACTGAACGAACCCACGACCGGCAACAGGACGATGTGGTGGAGCGTGCAACTCCGAGCCGTGCAAGCGATACGCTCAGTTGCGCCAAAGCACACCATTCTCGTCAGTCCAGACGGCCGTTCTGAGATCAAAGACCTGATCGCTGAGAAGCCGTACGAGATTCCGAATCTGGTGTATGTCTTCCACTTTTACGACCCGTTTATCTTCACTCACAACAACGCGCCATGGGTCGATTCGCACTTGGCAAATTGGCGAGGTGTCCGGTATCCCTCCAGTCCAGAGACTGCCAAGAGGCTAGAGACTCAGGTTCAAAATCGTGCTTGGCTAGAAGTCTACAACGAGTATTCGAAGCAAACTTGGAACTATGACGCGATTGAGAATCGGATCGCTCTCGCCGATCAATGGGCCAAGCATTTCGGTGTCAAATTGATTTGCGACGAATTCGGAACCTACCGGCCCAATGCTGACCCGTACAGTCGTACGCTTTGGCACCGCGATGTTCGCAAGGCTCTTGAGAAGTTTGGAATTGGTTGGGCAATGTACTCCTATCGTGGCGGGATGGGGTTCGCCTATCGTGAGTTCTTTGTTCCAGAGAGTTACGACACCGCGGACTGGAACACGGTTTTCGCCTTAGGTTATCAAAAGCCGCCAAGACCGAAGAGTCGGTAA